Sequence from the Sciurus carolinensis chromosome 1, mSciCar1.2, whole genome shotgun sequence genome:
atTGTTCCTTCAGGGTCTTAAGAGCAGGGGCACTCCTTTCCTTGAGAGGGAGTTTTGGTGCGAAGCCTCTCAAACGTCCCGTTTCCTGCTCCCGCTATCACCCCTGCGGCGGAAGTCCTAGATCATTATCTTAAGCACCGCGGACAGCGCCCGACGAACCCCTGAGGGCACACTGTCACTTCTCCGCTGGTCGGGTAGCAAGACCCCCAAGTGCACCCCTCAGTTGGGCTAAATTCTGACCaactctttatctctctctctttctctccttccgcCCACCTCTGTACGCAGCGAGTGTCCCTAACATGCGGCTGCCGCTGCTCGTATCTGCGGGCGTCCTGCTGGTGGctctcctgccctgcccaccATGCAGGGCCCTCCTCAGTCGTGGGCAGGTCCCGGGGGCCCCGCAAGCCGCGCAATCCCCCCAGTCCCTGGATTTCTTCCAGGCCCCGCCGCAGCCCGAGCAGCCCCAGCAGCCGCAGCCCCGGCCCGTTCTGTTCCGCATGGGAGAGGAATATTTCCTTCGCCTGGGGAACCTCAACAAGAGCCCGGCTGCTCGGTTCTTGCCCGACTCCTTGTCCCCTGCCGGTGGCAGCGGCAGCCGCCCCTCGCGGGACCAGGCAGCCACCAACTTTTTCCGCGTGTTGCTGCAGCAGCTGCAGCTGCCTCGGCGCTCGGTTGACAGCCGCGCAGGTTCAGCGGAGCGCAGCTGGGAGAACGCCCTCACCCACCACCAGGAGGCACTGGAGAGGGACCGGCGGTCCGAGGAGCCTCCCATCTCCCTGGATCTCACCTTTCACCTTCTCCGGGAAGTCTTGGAAATGGCCAGGGCAGAGCAGTTAGCGCAGCAAGCTCACAGCAACAGGAAACTGATGGAGATTATCGGGAAATGAATGGTGCGTCTGACCAAAAAGATTCTGCATTTagcacaaaaagttaaaaaaaattaagaatacgGTATTCTGTACCATAGTGCTGCTCTgatatcatttgtttatttttatatagcttGCAACATAGATGTACAGGGACAGAGCCTATATCCCTTAATTAGCATGCACAAAGTGTATTCACGTGCAGTAACAACACAATGTTATTTGTATTGTCCACTTTTAGTTTCCGTGTCCAGGTGTCTTTATAGTGgtgtttcaaagaaaatgtagACCTGGGAGGAAGCATTTTGAAAAAGCAGATGGAAGTCACCCAGTTGCTTTTGTAGTGGTTAGAGCCAAAGAGAATGTTATTCTCTTGAGTGGGTGGGTAAAATGAAATGTGTAAGCTCTTTGAAtcaattttttcttgtaaacatttCAATAATAAAACATCCTTCCAATCCTTGGTCAATTGTGTAAGAGAATGTtgaatacttatatttttaataaaagctgCAAAGGTTATTGTGattttattcttcctcttctaGCTTTCTCTCAAAGGTCTTCTGCACAATAAActaaacaaacaatcaaaaatcCCCCCAAATTCCTGCATTTGTTTTCTACTAAAAATACAGACATTTGTCAGTGGCTCCACAGGTCCTAGATCACCTCATCTCTGTACCTCGGACTAGTTATCAGAGATTAAGTTAGATAATTTGAAAACTCTTTTAGCTCCAAAACTTGTTATTTTACAAATGGAAGATCAATCACAATGGAAATAGCATTCCTCGATGAATAAAGAGATATGAAGTAATTGGGGAGAGTAGGAAAGGATAAAGAGAAGAGCTGAGTCAAACCATACAGTCAAAATACTGCATTGTTTTTCCATGACAAAAGCTTACTTTATCAATTGgtaccataaaatatttttctaagctATTTTCCAATGACTACttcaaatagaagaaatattaaaacactATATTCAGTTGCTATAAAATGACACTTGGgaaatttttcttataaagaaCATTTGGCTTTAATTATGCACAAATACCCTCCAAGTTAATCACTTTGATTCTTAGGAATATGAACTATCTTTACTCACTTCTAAAACTCAACAGCATGGctaattagttttaaaatgtatttgccTTCAGTAGTTTAGTTATAGCTTAACATTTTTtcaatcaaaatattaaatacttcaaaattaatttatgagtaTGAAAATGTTTTTTCCCCTGAGGCCCTTGAACTACACATGACTAATGGATTAATAAGATGATACAAGATGCTGAATAAATCATTATAAgactgggtttttaaaaacagtatttatttAACAGTTCATACAGAGTAAAGTTACACTTACATTCTAAAAGAAGCATTATGGTGGGACAAATAAAGtttgatatatatgtgtatatatatatatatatatatatatatatatatatatatatacatacacacacatatatttaatacATGCAGTTGTTCTATAATTTACCAGACTGGTGCCACAGTTGATGTATGAGAAAATAGTTTCTGTTagaaagtctttttaaattaaagtaccTGGTATATGAGTATCTAAAACTAAGATTAGAAAACTGTCACAAGAGATGTCCTCGGCCTTCAGCCTTCTGGACTATAAAAAGGTCTTCAAATTCAAAGAACATTTCTGGATATACATCCAGTGACATTTAttatggaaaagaggaaaactttGCACAACATTTTCATAGCTTTGGTCAATGATTTACCATTTGTCTGTATATTGATATATCAGGCACTTCTGAATTGACCCTGAATTTCACTGACCACCTGCATTgttaaagaggaaaggaaataagagcTACTAtgatataataacaaaaacctCGTGCCTATTAGACACGGAAGTGTAGTGCCCACTTTTTTTCAACACTTGCTGCTTGTAACTGACGCACCCACATGTACCACACCTGCACACCCCTCATATTTCCCACACAATAAAAGACTTGCATAAGATCACGTTTCTTTATTTCCAGTGCTTTCTGCAACAattttctgaaagtattttttcttcaatgtgttaGGTAAGTCATCTataattaaagttttttttctttcctttaaaaatcctGTCCTGAGGTCCCATTCATCATCTGCATCATGTTAATTTCACCTAGCCCTGCTGCCTGTGTGCATCTCAGTCAGGCAGACAGAGGGGCAGCAGTTGGAATGAACATCATTCACTCAGGGAGTTCAACCAGGAGAAGGAGAAGACATGGCGAGCTGGCTCAGAATCAGCTCCACTCCCACTCCCTGAAGCTGCAGCCTGTCCCTGGAGGGGAGAGGCCTCAAATCCAATCTGCAACAGAAGAACATGTGAATCAGAGGAAGAAGAGGCTAGTCTTTGAGGGGGGGTTGGTCCAGTCATTTTTCTACTGAGgagaaacaataataataattatattccatataattattattaagaaCAGAAAGCAAGCTCAGGTTATCTTGGATATGATCAAGAGCCATGAAAGAATTCATACTCATGATCCAAAAAGGGACAACAGTAATGCATGCAGTGAAAGGAAGAGTCCAGGTtgttcttaaataaaaaaaagtacactTGTACATAATTTACTGATATGAAAGTCTCATTGAAACTTATAGGTATCTGGGTTTAGAAAAATCTGtagcaagaattttttaaaaattcctgctaggggtgtagctcagtggtagagtgcttgcctagcatgtgaggccctgggttggactGAGAAACCTTGACTGGCCCAGTAACACCAGCATACATTCTTACTTAAATGACATTGCTATACCAAATGTCATGGCAAGACACACTATAATCTCTCCATTGCTAAAGTAGGAAGTTTCTATGAGATGATATTAATGTGCTTCTTAATGAAAACGGTATGTTTGGAGAAATGCATGATTAGACATTttcatcattgtgtgaacatcatagcaTGTACTCACTCCAGCTAAGATGGCTATACCATCACTAGGCAATAAAATCTCATGGAACCACTATCATATATGCGGTCCATTGTTGACCAAAATGATGTATAGATTTTACAAAACTGCAGACTTAGTTTTGAGCAAATAATGAAAGGACTTGTTTTTCTCTAGGCAATAAAATCTAATCACAACATTTCTATAAAATCAAATCTAATATCGATACGTCTAAAGAGATAATTACCTTTTATAAATGCCTAATTGATAGGTTATAATTTTGAATGAACTGATCAACTTAATTAAGTTGACtttatttatgtcatttgaaGTTTTAGAAGTAATAATGGAATGAGGGACAATCACCAAAAAAATCTTGCTGaaaagaaatttgattttattaactcgaacattttccatttaaagttACCATGACAAACATGATTATTCCTAGGAGAATGATGGAAAATGAGCAAATATATTCTGATGCTTCAATGGTAAAACTACCCCACAGACTGGAATGCCACTAATTTCAAAGCCATGAAGTAGCACATGCACTTAGCTCAGAAGCTCTGGGTAACTTTGTGAGGCTGCTATATGAATGGAAAATAACTGGCACAGGCAAAGCAGAACTTTTCTGGGTAAGCACATTGCTTTATTGCCATTCGAGGTAGTTTTGAGGGAAAAAGTGAATGCTTGGCCTGCACCTTACCAAATTTTACCCTGAACATGTTTTGAGAGTGATGTTtcaaaaatcaatgaacttgTCCTAAGTCCCATGGCTTCAGGATTATCCTTTTGTGCTGTTAGATTGCTTCCTGATAGGAAGTTAAGAATGTCTATGAAATTACATCAACCACTGTAGAATAAAACTGAACCAGAGAGTTTTCTATAAGGAAACAGTTGAGACTTCAAGTGAGATTTAGTCTTTAATAAAAGAATGGCAGCAGATTCTGTTGGGAATGGGCTAAGAAATCTCAATGCCCTTGAAATAGGTGTAACAAACCTATCCTGAATTTGTACATGTCCAACTCTCCTTTTCCCCACCATGCTCACTTTATCATTGCTAATcctgaaacaaacaacaaaaataatcaaaacagtcCAACTGATCTGGGGCTATTATTGGTGTGTAAAAGTCTGTTTGTAACTGTTCAGTATGAGTCAATAGTGAATTCTGCCTGGACAAACAGACCATCAGACTTCATTTTTGTAGCCTCTTTTCTTTGAAGGCAGTTTCTACTCTAAACTTCCTGACAGCTGTGTTGAAACATCTAAAAGTGAAATTAGTAGgacaagacattttttttttttttttgcagagagATATAATCTTTGGGAAATGATCTTTGGCTATTAAGCCATTTGGAACTGCTTTTGAGATTTGTATCTGTTTGCACTTTCTTTTCTGTACTAGAGATTAAATATTCTGCTTAAACTGTGTTAGCTGTTGTTACCCTATAGTGCTCAAAATTTGGGATTAAATCATTTGGTTTTGCTGCTCTGACACACCCATGTTTCCagaacattattaaaaatgtcttCCAAGCAATAGGGACCTCTCAGAGAGGTCAGTGCCAGAGCGAAGGCCAAGAGTGAAAATTATCTGGTGTACCTATAGGTGATTATACCATCAGCTCCTTAGTCTTGTTTATGTAAACTGAGGACCCCCCAACCACCTCAGCAAGAAATTTCTGTGTAAAAATGTAGGCTTGTTTTGAATTCCAGATCAAACTACTACTTAGTATGACTTGGACACacatttcttaacctctctgaactttggctttttaattctgtaaaaatagaaatgagagtGAATTTCACAGAGTTGTTGTAAGGACTAAATAATACACATGCAGCACTTTGCATATCCCTCACTTATATTagatccttccttccttcttccctcccttcctaccTCTCTTCTTTCTTACTATAGTGAAGAAGCTCCTCTCCCATGAAAAACCACTTGAAGACTGTTTATGATGAAATATATACAACAGCAATAACCTCCAATAAGGAAAGACAACTGCATCTGCATCCTCATCTTTccataaatgacagaatttataTGATGTAATCCCTTTGACCTGTTGTGATCATGGTCATCCATGATACTATTTAGCATATCTCCAGGGGGCCCAACTTTCTATATGACTATCTCATAAAGGAAGAATGAGTTAAAATTTAGAAACCTCCTTTCTGGAACCACCACCCATTGAATCAATGCAGAAATTCTTCTTACAGTTTTCCCCAAATAGAGTTTTATAGCACTCCTTCAAATAGTTTCCCCAAAGCTGGTTCTCTTCCCTTACAGGAAATGCTATTTTCTGGGAAGGCTGATGTGCCATGAACAAAGCCCTGATCTCCTCTACCTGCCTTGGAGCTTGCCTGCATTCCAGTTTAGACTGAATGTATAAAAAGGTGAATGAAGGATTGCTACAgtcattatttctaaattttatgcattttccTCAGGtgacaaataaacaaacatacaacCATCACTTAACCCTGTGCTCTATCACTGCAGGACTATAGATAATCTGACAAATATGACTTTTAGtcataaaatgaaatggaataagGAGGCAGCATTTTCCCTCTGTCCCAATTCTCAGACCCAATTCAGATCCAGAAGACCAGATAAAAGGACTGACATATTTTCCTTAGaggaaaagttacatttttagGTGAGGTTGACCAAGAGTCCTGGGTATTCATACACTAgaccataaaatattttattttcctttgatttttttttatggttaCTGTCAAACAtactttgaaaggaaaaaatgagtaTCAGATTATGGTACTTGGGTATTGATTTACTCCACAGAAAAGCAAGGTGTAGTGAGGAGTTTCCATCAGAGCCCTGTGACATGCAGGTGTCATCTTGATGAGTTATGTCATCTAGAATCATTTCTTGTTAGGGATTAAGGAGCATATGTCCTACCAGAGGCTGGTGGACATTAGACTTTGTGTGTAGGGCAGTTCCAGGTTATGGACAGTGTTTGCTTGACCTggacaatattttgaaaaacataccAATTAGttgcaaatattaaaaaaccaGAAGGGAATGTGTGAAGACATAAGAATCCTATACACTGTCGGTGGGGATGTAAAATAGTGTAGACATCATGGAATATAGCATGGATggtcctcaaaatattaaatagcaaTGCCATGTGATCcaacaattttatttctgtatatacACTCAAAAGAATCAAAAGGAGGAGTTTGTAGATATCTTGCACACCCATTTTTATAgtaacattatttacaatagTGAAGAGGTAGAAGCAATCCAAGTGTCCATCCATGGATAAGTGGGTAAATAAGATGTGCTATGTACATACAACAGAATATTTCTcagtctttaaaaggaaggaaattccaaCGTGTGCTAAAACATGGATGGGCCTTGAGGACCTTCTggtaagtgaaacaagccagacacaaaaggacaaatattgtataattccacTTAAGTGAGTTATCCAGAGTGGTTGCTAGGGGGCGAGGGGAGTGGGAAATGGTTAAGTCTTGTTTCTTGgacacagagtttcagttttgcaagatgaaaaagttccagGGATCGGTTACACAATGTGAATATAGTTAACACTACTGAACTTTGCACTAAGAAATggttaagataataaatttaatgtagtattttttctttactacaattaaatcttttaaaaaatcaggcaACTTCATATTAAAAGTTGATTTTACAGctaaaaattttttgatattcattttttcctctcagaGCACATTTGATAGtaacaattaaaaattcaaaggaaaataaaatattttgtgtttctgaGTGAGTCTACTTAATGAATACTCAGGACTCTTGGTCAACttcatctaaaaaaataattttcccctAAGAAAAATGTATCACTCCTTTTGTCTAGTCTTTTATGGATCTGAATTGGGTCTGAGAGTTGGAAGAGATGGAAAATGATGCTTTATTCACATTAAAAGCTGGATTTATGGCTTTTTAAAGCTGAATTTGGACAAAGCAGAAGTTGGCCTCTATGAATACACAAATTTGTGCCTCTTTTTGCttgttcattcttccttccttccttccttccttccttccttccttccttcctgtttcttttccctttcttttcttttcgtgTTGGGGAGttccagggccttgtatatgctaggtacacactctaccactgagcaactcCCTAGATTCAACCTGTAGCTTTTATCAGAAGGCTATTTCTTAGTAGGAATGTgtcaaagaagagaaagaaaaatgctcaGTGATTTTTTTGATTTAGTTTTTAGGTTCAAtgtgattaaaaacaacaaaacaaacaaacaaaacaaagtaaacttCATGGCAAGATTCTTGACAATAAAAGCATGGAATTGCCTTCACAGTTACTTGGGCACTTGGCATAGGGGACCTAACTAGATGCAGATTAGTGAGTGTATCTTTGCGTCATCTTGAGAGTCAATGCCAGTGGCCCCTTTACCCTAAATGCGTCTTGTCTGACATGATCCACTGACAGAACATTCACTCTATAGTTACACTTGGAAGcagtcttttcttttaaaactcgACTCGAAGTAGAAGATTGAGCCCATTTTCATCAGTAACCCGTGCCCTCCAGCTGCCTCTAGGTTTCTCAGGGCCTCCACTGCCTGCCAGCATCACCCCTTCCCCATGTGGCCATTCTCTACACCACCATGACACTGACATATTAGAATCTGCCTTTGCTGTGTTCTATTCACTTAGGCTTATCTAGCTGATAGCAATCAATttgataaaatgaattaaaactaaGACAGTAATGGATGATGATAGCTTAATGTATACCCCTGCCAGATGTGTCCATGCCTTATCCTGACATATGAATGATGGCGGGACATTGAGGGGATACCCAAGTCATGAGGAAGTTCATGTCTAGCCTCCCTCAATCTCTTGAGTGCTGTAGTGGATACCAATGAGAAATTCAACCTGACAGAGTCTGGTTACCACTGAGTGTTAAATGCCACTCTCTCTAGGCCAACTCAAAAGAACCCTTGCCCAgctaaaacaaaatcaattttcCCTAAAGGAATGTGAGGATAGGAAGGATAAGGCCAGACTTGAGGCTGCTGAGTGGGCCATCATCCAAAGTCCAACCTGCACCTGCTAGGTTGGGTCAGAGAATCAGCCAGAGTAGTGTGAGTAGGAATCCTGAGATCATGTTTAGAATATTTATTCAGAAAGAACCAACCCAAGTTTTGGCTGGTTCCCCTCACTTTACATTCTTGGACCTCTGGCCCTTGGATAACTTAAACATTATGGATTCCTGGCTAGAAAGGAGCATACCATCGAGATCCTGGGCCAGTCACCAGCAGTGGGAAGCAACTAAGGCATGGTCTGTGGCTGCCAACCAAAGACCTAAGCCTTACAAACTCTGTTAGACAGTTCTGGGATCATGGACATTTCTTTCACAGGAAGGCAGACATTTCTGCCTGGTGTAGAGCCAGCAATATATGTTAGGAAAGAAGCACAGAACTGAGAAAATGTAGCACAGTCTCCATAAcactaaagaagaagaaaatgggggTTCCCCAAAGCATCTATGGAAGTAAAACACTCCCTAAAAAAGCGTTTTTCCTTGGAAGGATTTATGGCCATGCCCTCCTACATAAGGGGATGGATGAAGGGAGTTGATCTGGGGGCTTTATTGCCATTAGTTACTTCCTTCCTGCTAAGGAAAGACCAGAAGCCAGAATAATTTCCTCGGGTCCATCaaacaagaagaaattaaacTCCCTCACTTACGCTTTCTTAACCTAGAGGAGGATGGTGGGATGTATTCTGTTTAGTTTGTTTCAAACATGGTATCTAGGAAATATGGGGCCAATGTGGGGAGCAGGTTATAGAATATTTCTcagtctttaaaaggaaggaaatttcaaCATGTACTAGAATATGAATGAAACTTCGAGGAAATGTTACATTTTTAGGTGAGGTTGACCAAGAGTCCTAGGTACTTATACACTAGACTCACTCAGGAACACAAAATACTCAACTTAATGGTCAGCCTCCTTAGATATGGATCTGACAACTATGTGTCCTGCACAGATTCCATGTGTGTTGTCACTCTTTCTGAAAGGAGAACTGAATCACAAAGAATTAGATCCCTAATCCTTCACAGACAGGGACTTC
This genomic interval carries:
- the Crh gene encoding corticoliberin, with amino-acid sequence MRLPLLVSAGVLLVALLPCPPCRALLSRGQVPGAPQAAQSPQSLDFFQAPPQPEQPQQPQPRPVLFRMGEEYFLRLGNLNKSPAARFLPDSLSPAGGSGSRPSRDQAATNFFRVLLQQLQLPRRSVDSRAGSAERSWENALTHHQEALERDRRSEEPPISLDLTFHLLREVLEMARAEQLAQQAHSNRKLMEIIGK